The sequence TCACAGCGCCAACCGAGGCCACACAAAGCGCGGCAAAACCGCGCAGGCTTTCGCGCCAAAAACCCGCCTAGCCCGGCGAACGCATCAGGCGCGCCTTCTCGCGCTCCCAATCGCGTTTCTTCTCGGATTCGCGTTTGTCGTGCTGCTTCTTACCCTTGGCCAGCCCGATCTCGCATTTGACGCGGCCGCCCTTGTAGTGGAAGTTCAGCGGCACGAGCGTGTAGCCGCGCTGCTCGACCTTGCCGATCAGTTTGCTGATCTCTTCGCTATGCAGCAGCAGCTTGCGCGTGCGCACCGGATCCGGGTGGATGTGGGTCGAGGCTTCGGGCAGCGGGCTGATGTGCGTGCCGATCAGGAACAGTTCGTTGTCTTTGATCACAACGTAACCTTCCTTGATCTGGCCGCGCCCGGCGCGCAGCGCCTTGACCTCCCATCCTTCGAGCACGAGCCCTGCTTCATAGCGTTCTTCGACCGAATAGTCGTAGAAAGCTTTTCTGTTGTCGATAATGCTCATGAATGGAAAGTGCCCAACTCGTTTAAAATCACGATTTTAGCAAAGCGGGGCAAGGAAAGCCCGCCGCGCTTGTCCACCCTTGCCACGCGCTGTTCAATTTATGGCAGATGTCCAGAAAACCGTGTTGATCCGCCATTCGGCGGAACAGATGTTCGACCTCGTCACCGACGTCGCCGATTACCCCAACTTCCTGCCTTGGTGCGGGGGTGTCGAAATCCGCCGCCAGGACGAAAACGGCATGGAAGCGAAGATCGATATCAACTTCAAGGGCATCAAGCAGCATTTCGCCACGCGTAACAGCATGGAGCGGCCCACGCGCATCGATATGGAATTCGCAGATGGCCCGTTTCGCAAATTCACCGGCTTCTGGCGCTTCACGCCGTTGCGGGCGGATGCCTGCAAGATCGAATTCGCGCTGCACTACGAATTCACCAACATCATTCTCGAGAAGATCATCGGGCCGGTGTTCAGCCACATTGCCAACACCTTCGTCGAATCGTTCGTGAAGCGCGCCGACGTGCGCTACGGTAAGGCATGAGCGCGCGCTTGTCGATTGAAGTCTGTTACGCGCTGCCGGACGAGCAGGCGCTGATCGCCGTGGATCTGCCCGAGGGCGCCACGCTGCAGCAGGCGCTCGACGCGAGCGGCATCTTGCAGCGCTTTCCGCGCATCGATCTGACTACGCAGAAAGTGGGCGTGTTCGGCAAGATCAAGGCGCTGGACGCCGTGCTGGCCGATCATGATCGCGTCGAGATTTACCGGCCGCTGCTGGTGGATCCGAAGCTGTCGCGGCAACGGCGCGTCGCGAAGACCCGCAAGGCGGGTTCGATCGAAGGGCGGCGCTGGCAGAACCGGGATTCGCGCTAGGCGCGTTCTGCGGCGTTGCTTGGGTGGCGGTTCAGCGTGGCTCAAGGCGACTCAGAGCGGCTCAAGCGGCTCAAGCGGCTCAAGCGGCTCAAGGCGGCCAAGTCGCCGCGCCGACCAACGCGTCACCTCAAGACGCCGAAGCCGGCGCCTTCTTCCCCAGCGCCGCCGCGCCGGACGAATTGTCGTCCGCATGTTGGCGCACCGACCAGCACACGCCCGCCACCAGCAGCAGAATCGCCGCCAGCTCCAGCGGACGCGGCAGGCGCTGGTCGTAAATGAACGCGTAAAGCAGCGCGAACAGCGTCTCGAACACGATCATCTGGCCGGAAAGCGTCAGCGGCAAGCGCTTCGACGCGGCATTCCAGAGCCCGTTGCCGAGCCACGAGGCGCCGATCGCGACCGCCAGATTCAGCATCCAGAACAGATGCCAGCGGCCGTCCGCCAGCTCGCCCTGCGGGCCGCCGGAGGGCAGCGCAGCCACCACCAGCCACAGCGCCGCGCCGAGCGCGCCGGTCACCACGCCCCACAGCAGCGACCATTCGTTGCCGCTGAAATGCGTCTGACGCTGCAGATAACGGGCGTTTTCGACCGCGAACCAGGTCCAGCAGCCGAGCGCGCCCACCGCGCAGGCGAGGCCGATCAGCTTGGTGCCGATGCTCACCGGCGTGGCGTCGGCGACCGTGAAGACGTCCACGTTGATGCAGACGATGCCGGCCATCACCATCGTGAGCGGCCAGGCGAGGCGGGCGAGCGGCACCGCGCCGTGGTCGCGCCGGCCGAGCAGCGTGACGGTAACGGGCAGCACGCCGACGATCAGCGAGGCCGGCGCGATCCCGATCAGGTGCACGGCCGCCGTCAGCAGCAGGTAATAGAGCAGGTTGCCGGCCAGCGCCAGCTTCACCAGCGCGCCGAGATCCTCGCGGGTCAGGCGTTTGACGAGCGAGCGCGCCATCGGCAGGGCTGCGGCCAGCGAGACGATGCCGTACATCGTGTAGCGGCCGGCGCTCAGCAGCAGCGGCGAAAAGTCGGGCAGCACGCGCGGCACCAGAAACACCATTCCCCATAAGGCCCCGGCCATTACTCCATATGCCACACCGCGCTGCATCGACTGCCCCTGCAAGAAAACTGGAATGGTCGGGAGAATAGCGGTTCGAGCCGCGAACTGTCTTGTTCGATTCTGCATTCGCGCGGCAATTCATGGCTTTCGGGCCACCCGGCGACGATTTGGGCCCGAACGCGCAAACGAAACCGGATCGAACCCGAGGCGAACGGAGAAGCGAAATCGGCGAGCGGCTTATCGCGAAAAAAATCGCCCGAAACTCGCTAAGCTGCTGTTCGTGCAGTGAAAACCGGGGAGGTATCGCGTATAATCTGCTTTTGCGCCTATAGGATTTGCCATGCGTCTGATCCAAACAGCACTCACGTTCGATGACGTGCTCCTCGTCCCGGCCTTCTCCGATGTTTTGCCGCGCGACACCAGCCTCAAGACCCGGCTGACCCGCAACATCTCCCTGAATATGCCGCTTGTGTCCGCCGCCATGGACACCGTCACCGAAGCCCGTCTCGCGATCGCGATGGCGCAAATGGGTGGCGTGGGCATCATCCACAAGAATCTCACGCCGGCCGAG is a genomic window of Paraburkholderia bryophila containing:
- the smpB gene encoding SsrA-binding protein SmpB, with translation MSIIDNRKAFYDYSVEERYEAGLVLEGWEVKALRAGRGQIKEGYVVIKDNELFLIGTHISPLPEASTHIHPDPVRTRKLLLHSEEISKLIGKVEQRGYTLVPLNFHYKGGRVKCEIGLAKGKKQHDKRESEKKRDWEREKARLMRSPG
- a CDS encoding type II toxin-antitoxin system RatA family toxin is translated as MADVQKTVLIRHSAEQMFDLVTDVADYPNFLPWCGGVEIRRQDENGMEAKIDINFKGIKQHFATRNSMERPTRIDMEFADGPFRKFTGFWRFTPLRADACKIEFALHYEFTNIILEKIIGPVFSHIANTFVESFVKRADVRYGKA
- a CDS encoding RnfH family protein produces the protein MSARLSIEVCYALPDEQALIAVDLPEGATLQQALDASGILQRFPRIDLTTQKVGVFGKIKALDAVLADHDRVEIYRPLLVDPKLSRQRRVAKTRKAGSIEGRRWQNRDSR
- a CDS encoding DMT family transporter; this translates as MQRGVAYGVMAGALWGMVFLVPRVLPDFSPLLLSAGRYTMYGIVSLAAALPMARSLVKRLTREDLGALVKLALAGNLLYYLLLTAAVHLIGIAPASLIVGVLPVTVTLLGRRDHGAVPLARLAWPLTMVMAGIVCINVDVFTVADATPVSIGTKLIGLACAVGALGCWTWFAVENARYLQRQTHFSGNEWSLLWGVVTGALGAALWLVVAALPSGGPQGELADGRWHLFWMLNLAVAIGASWLGNGLWNAASKRLPLTLSGQMIVFETLFALLYAFIYDQRLPRPLELAAILLLVAGVCWSVRQHADDNSSGAAALGKKAPASAS